DNA from Triplophysa rosa linkage group LG12, Trosa_1v2, whole genome shotgun sequence:
TGTATCGTTACACCGGTGTCGATAAAGCTagaaaacaatatacagtatattatatctGAGGCTGAGCGTTTTATGGTACATCCTGTACTGGGCTGTTGCTATAAGTTTGCTAGACAGATTCATCAACATGAAAATTAACTTGTTTGATTGAAAGGTCCCGTTTTGAAAAACATAACGGTTCGGTCTTCATGTCTTGTAGCGTGTGTCTAGGCCAAGATTAAGTAAAGTTAAGGAGTTTAAATTAGGAATGAAAGTAGCCTACATACTGTTagcatttattttgttattatttcacTGTAGTCAGCATTATATGCCTATAACATGCCCAAAACACTtaatatgaatgaaagaaaaaagaatgaaGCAGCAGCAGTGAgttacagaaatgtttattcaAAGTTGTGTTAATCcttgttttaatcttgcagttTGCACccaaacaggtttgttttggtATCTGCTTGAGTAGACTAAAACCTAACCTTAACGTATGGAAGGCCATTCAGGAAGTAATACACATGTAGCGtatgagaaaaacatttttgcattttcaaatAAGCATAGTTTATTATCttcattaatacatttattgttatttttttcatttttgctttatTGCTTTCCTTATTCTTGTAAGTTACTTTGGATCAAAGTATTTGCTAAATGCTTAAATCACACATATTCACACAAACATGTAGTGATATGACAGGTGCATCCACAAGTTTTAGGTTCACAAAGAATTTTATGTATTCACAAACTGAAAAGAAATGGACTtcagtacaaaaataaatgcacaGACTATGTCAGCAGAATTTGTGAAACAGCCATGTTTCCTTTTCCTTGTTGGGGGTTTCCTGTCTGttatgtttttctgtgtatttgCTAGAtttaagctttcctgtagcacagtggtaagagcattgcattaacaacgcaaggttgtgggttcgatcccagggattgcacatgcatatgtataaatgtataggataaagcaatgtaagtcgctttggataaaagagtctgccaaatgcgtaaatgtattgattttataatatacGACAGCTattttgtctgtgttttttatgttctgcaCCAGGATATTTCGTGATGTATCATACTTCCATTTATAGCTGACACACATTTAATAAACCCTTTAAATGACGTTATTAATTTAGCCCTGAGAATATCAGTTCGTCCTTGGCATGACTTCCAAGGACTCTGCCGATGGGCACACTCCATTGGTCAATGAATTAAAGCAACATGTACTCTCAAATAATGAATTAACAGAATTATATCAAGCCACTTTTGTGGGTTATTAGAAAAAAGTTCTTAATATTTGTATCTGTTAACTCTGTATAAACTCTTCTGTTCATTTACAGGTTTTTGTAGAAGTGGAGTAGGTGACAGATCCATCTCAGCTCtccaaacaaacaagcaaaaaaataaacCCCATCTACCTCAGACAAGATCAAGCTCCACACAACCTATCAACAGACCCGCCTGCTCGGGCTCAACGCAATGCTTTCTTTGTGACTAAGAAGATCCAATTTTATCCTTCAGCACCTCTTAGATATAACACAACTCATTATATTGTTGCAGGGAACAGCCCTCAGCCAATCCAGTGGCTGACGGGGTAGAAGGAGGAGCCATCAGGAGTGTTGTGAGGTTAGTGGTGAGCAGGCTGCTGGTGCCGAATGCAGAACATCCTTGAGCAGAACTTGGACATGGCCACGGCTCTGCTCGCGGGTGAGAAGCTCAAGGAATTGATCCTGCCAGGTTCCACACAGGATGAGAAGGGCGGGGTACTCGCAGGTCTTATGGTGCAGCTCAAACTAGAGTTGCCCTTTGACCGGGTCGTCACCATAGGAACTGTCATCATCCCTATACTGTTGGTCACATTAGTTTTCACACGGAACTTTGCAGGTTAGTGTGTTATGCAATATTGTTTAATCTGATACTTGAATAATTTCAAGGCACTTATTATTTTCAAGCTTCAGGGTGAGTATCTGGTCcttgttttgtaaacaaaacatgcagttttttatttatctttatacAGCTTTACGTAATATTTCATTATGCACTAACTGTACCTAGAATTGGCATTGGTGACATGATAACACACAGTTTGTCTCTTTACTAACAGATACCCCCACACCTGCTGTTCACCGCTGTCCAGCTGAAGAAGGGTTAAATGACTTTTGGTAGAGAGAGATCGTAGGGTGATAGAgtaggaaagagagagagtttgaaATAAGGATAGAGAGAGGTTGTGCTAAAGGGGGTTTACTCTAAATGCTGAGTCAGTCTTACTGCATAGCAGCATTAACCGGCTGAACATCGAGAACCCTGCTGATGAGAGGCATGCAGCAAAGTTTAGATATGCATAACTTTTAGGAAAATAGTGAATATAAATATTCATTCTAAGGGAGGTCGTAGCTGTAACTTAGTAGTTGAATGTGCTATCAGTGTTGTGTAAAGTGACATGAACATTTTGAATGTTCTTTTAAATTCTGTGGAATTTCTCGAGTGTAGATTCCATGTGTAGATCACGAACGAGGACAAATGAAGGTCAAAGCCTCTTCGTCCTTTTGGTTTTTACTTGATCACATTCTGGGACATTAATTTGAATCCAATCCAATTTGTATCCCAAGTACTGGGAAAAAAGAGCCGGTATGCATAAGGTGATGCCTGTACATGCAAACTATAAAGTATGTAGACAAAATCACCCTGCTTAACTTACATTATTGATTCTGCACTGACCGAATTGTTCTAACTTACTGTATTGATCTGTGTAGGAGTATAATTAAACAAGACACGGTAAGAGCTGCAGCAGCTGTGAAAGAATTACCTCTAGCTTGGTCCAGTTGGCAAAGACAAATGTAACATTTGTGGTATCGCTGTTTCATCACTAGATTGCCCTGCGCAGCCTTATATTGTACAGCAAACccattttatttaatagaaataGATGACGGCTCATTACTAGAAACACGTCTCCTCTGATCGGCAGATACCATTGTAGTATCTGATTGCTAAATTCATGCTATAATCCTGATTATTTTGATTTCCTTCTTCATTTCAGAGGAATCTATATATTGCTACACACCTCACAACTTCACACGAGATCAGGCCCTGTATGCCAGAGGCTACTGCTGGACAGAGCTGCGGGATGCGGTGCCCGGCGTTGACCCTGAACTTCGGCTCTCCTTATTTGAACACAAGTTCCTACCCTATGCTCTGATGGCCTTCGCGGGTATAATGTACATACCTGCCCTGGGATGGGAGTTCATGGCTTCCACTCGTCTCACCTCTGAGCTCAACTTTCTCCTTCAGGAGATAGACAACTGCTACCATAGAGCAGCCGAGGGCCGTGCACCCAAGATTGAAAAGCAGATTCAGTCCAAGGGTCCGGGCATCACAGAACGCGAGAGACGCGAGATCATCGAGAACGCTGAGAAGGAAAAGAGCCCCGAGCAGAACCTTTTTGAAAAGTATCTAGAACGCAGAGGGCAGAGTAACTTTCTGGCTAAGCTGTACCTGGGGCGACATTTAGCCATTATCTGTCTCAGCTCGATCCCAATAACTTACCTGAGCACATACTACGCGCGGCAGAGGCAGAACGAGTTCACCTGTGCGTTGGGCGAGCCGCCGGACACCAGCAGCATTCCCGAACTGCGGCTAAACGTTAACTGCAAGCTGCCAGCCGTGCAGCTCCAACGCATTATGGCTGCGGTAGACATAGCATTGCTCTGCACCATGAACCTCATCATCCTCGTCAACCTGCTGCATTTGTTCGTGGTGCGTAAATCCAACTTCGTGTTCGACAAGCTGCACAAAGTGGGCATTAAAACACGGCGGCGCTGGCAGAAGTCACAGTTTTGCGACATCAATATTCTGGCCATGTTCTGTAATGAGAATAGAGACCATATTAAGTCTCTCAACAGACTGGATTTTATCACTAATGAGAGCGACCTCATGTATGATAATGTGGTGCGGCAGCTGTTGGCAGCGTTAGCTCAGTCCAACCACGACGCCACTCCGACAGTAAGAGAATCTGGAGTGCAAACGGTTGACCCCAACATGGACCCCTCAGTGCTTGGTGTGGGAGAACTAGGGGGAGAGCCATTGGTAATCAAAAGACCACGCAAGAAGATCAAGTGGACCCCCACATCTAAGCCCTTTAAAGTAAGATTTGATCAAATTTTGAACATTTGAAGTATTTGTGAACAGCCTTATATGATCCTTAAATTTGTGGAAAGTTATTAAATTTCTGTTTGTACAGGAACCCCTGACTCTAACCAGGCTAGAGAATAGTATGAAAGCAGACAAACCTAAACCTGTGCGGAGGAAGAATATACCAGATAGCATTATTGCTCCATTGCTTGACACTAAGAGTACACAGCACCCTCCTTGTATTAAAGGTAATCTCAAAGTCAGCAAACACTAAATACTGGATTATTTTCAACCCAACATTGATTCAAAAAGGTACAAACCTAACCGTTGTGgattaaattaacccagaaaaaaatgtgtattttaccCAACAACGGGTTTAAACAACCCAGAATTTGGGGTTGAAACCACCCATCATGGgttcatttataacccaactgttgggttcatcctttttgacccaacacagGGCTGAAAACCACAgcattttttttgagtgtaggtTATTTTATTGTGTCAAAATCCTAAAAATCTTCCGatcctgttttttatttgatttttcaGCTGCTGAAGCAAATAATATAGAGAAGAAACAAACTCTTAATCTCTCGCTGGATGTTCATCCTTACATGCTTACCATCCAGAAAGCAAAAGCAGAAATGGCCAATTCTGAGCCACCCCCAGCTGAACACTCTCTCAGCAATCTGTATTTAGAGGGTCCACATACAGTTGTCCACGTCTCTGCCTCTCTTACCAGTATGTCACCTGGACACCAAACCTTTTTGTTCTTGTTCCAATGGATTTAAGTAAATTGCTGATTATTCTTTGTATATCATTTTCCCCCCTCAGAGAAGAAAGTATCTCCTCCACTGTCTACCACCACTGCCTTCTCCACCGATACTCTCTCCAATGCATCCTATCTGAATGGCAGCACAACCAGCGTTCATCCTCCACATTCCCCAAAGGTCAATGATCCTCTCAATCAGGGGACAGAGCCTGAGAGCCAGCCTGTAGCTTTCAGCAGAAACTCTTCACACTCACTGCTGAACATCCATCACAATTTGTATGAGGAGGAGGAGCAAAGCAGAAGGGACAGACTAGCCAGACCCGGCGAGCTGATTGCTGCTGGAGAGTGCTGAAGGAAAATGCGAATACACACGCACAAATGCAAAAGCACTTAATATTTGAATTGACATGCAAAGTGATATTGTTTTTTAGAGTAGTTATTTTAAAGACACGTATACACATATAAGACACTCACTCACATGCATTCACTCAGTAATGTTTATTCAGTATTGCACTACAACAACATAAAAACGTCAGCATGGATGCAGCATCATACAAGAgttttttagttttcttatttGCAGTCAGCTATAATTGATTTATTCAGCAAGCAAAAGCAGTGACAGGGAGCTAACTGAGATACAGCATATGTAGTAGTATTCGGATGGTTATATggtcttattacacggctctttggaatgcttgattctgattggccagtcacgacaaatttatttaatttgacaaattaaataaaaatatgtatttttataacatatatgacattatatttacaaatataccttttttttctcatgtggcaagtagccgtgtaataagcgggataatgtacaagcagccggctgttattgcGAATAACCGGCCTGTACATTAACCCTTAATTAATAGGTTTGCTCTCATAGAGAGCCCCACTCCACGTAGAATTaaagtttttgaaaagtttaaaagtaaaatttatttccaacaccgtgtctacaccggatgcgaccggtgcgatgcgacacgacaaaagacattagaaacgcattagaacgcattataatttccggtgtccggtgtagacacggtgttagtgttgaactttttaataagaaaaaatcCTGACTGCACCTTTAAACTTCATCGCCAGCCTTACACCCACCTACTGTATTTGGAAATGTGTATGAACACGTTCTTCCAAGGGATGTAAAAACAAGACCCAAGACCTTGGTGCTCACCCTATGGGTTCATGAGTCCCCTGTGACATTCCAAAAGATGAATTGAAGGAGGCATATTGAATTTTTACACAAAGCacaatttgttcatttttatcatCAATGGTTTCTGTCATGGCCGACAAAGCTGAGAGAGACCCAAATGCGGGGAGAACCAAATTTTATCAATAATAGGCAACAGTCACAACACCAAACAGCCAGAGGAAACTCGGTCGTGGGAAACAGATAGATACACCACCGGAACGGCTGTGAACTCCGGGGTAAGAGTCCACCGCCGGGGTAAGAGGTCTATCGTCTGGGTTCGAGGAACTCCCTCGACCAAACTCTCACGAGGAGAGAGAGGTGATAAATCTGGGTGGTGATAGCGACCCAGAGGTGACTGCTGCTAATCCGGAAGTGGAAGAAGGCCGCCGGTCGGGACGCCAACGGGACCTGCGGAGACAGAGAGCAGACCTGGGGACGTGACAGGAGAGTGGTGAGAGCAACACCGGACAGGCTAGGACGAACAGAGTGAAGCACGGTTGTGATAGCAATGACGAAAGCGGAGCTAGGACTAGGACTATGGCTAGGACTGTGGCTAAGGCTAGGAAACACTAGGTGAAAAACAATAGGCGAGCCGCAGCTACACCTAGGTCAGTCTGAGTAGGAAATTACATACAACGGTCAGACACAGGACAAGAGACGTCGAGGGATTATAAAGGGAAAGTAGATGAGGATAGAATAGtcaacaggtgtggggcaatcGCAGGGATAAGCGAGCTTAATGAGGGAAGTGAGAACAGGGGTGTGAGAGtcgagtggaaaaacaccagtgcaaggAAAGCCCTAACGGAGACacgagggcaggaacaatgacgcaGACTCCGAGCACGTGGTCAACAAAAACAAGACCGCTCCCGTGCAGACAATACCCCGACCTGAGTCGTGACAGTACCCCCACCACCAGCGCCTCTAGGCGCTAGGGGAGGGGCTCACCTTgtctccggtggaagtccacTATCAACAACCGGTCCAGCACATCCCGAGACGGTATCCATGACCTCTCCTCTGCgccataaccctcccagtccaccaagtaCTGGAAGCCCCTGCCGCGGCGGCGAACGTCCAGTAGTCTCTTAACAGTATACACCGGAACCCCATCCACGAGccgcggggggggggggtggttcGAGAACTGGCAGGGTTGAGATGAGATATGACTACGGGCTTAACCCTGGACACATGAAATacagggtgaactcgaccaagaGTAGGAGGAAGCTTGAGCCGCAcggccaccggattaaccaccttggcgATACAgaatggcccaatgaacctggggGCCAGCTTGCATGAAGGCACCAGGAGAGGCATGTCCTTGGTGGAAAGCCATACCCGTTGACCGCACACATAGGCGGGGGGAGAGGTCCGGTGACGGTCGGCCACTGCTTTGGTCCTCAGAGAGGATCgggccaaaacctctctggccCTCGTCCAAGTCCAGTGGCACCGTCGGACAAAGGCCAGAGCTGAGGGGACCGCAGCATCGAGTTCCTGAAGGGAAAATAGAGGAGGTTGATACCCAAGAGAGCATTCAAATGGAGACATACCTGTGGCCGAGACAGGAAGGTAGTTGTGAGCGTATTCCACCCAtgagagctgttggctccaggagcCGGGATtgttggatgtcagacagcggagtctcCGTCCAAGTTCCTGATTGGCTCGCTCGCACTGTCCATTGGTCTGAGGATGGAAGCCTGAGGACAGACTCATAGAGGCCCCGATCTGCctacagaactctttccagaaccgggaggtgaactgaggacccctatcggacacaACGTCGACCGGAAGACCGTGGAGtcggaagacgtggtccaccatcagcATCCGCATCTCCCGGGTGGAGGGAAGCTTGGGAAGAGGAATAAAATGGGCCGCCTTGGAGAACCGGTCCACCACCGTGAGGATAACGGTATTGCCTCTTGACATAGGAAGGCCAGTGACAAAGTCCAGAGCAATGTGTGACCAGGGTCGGGAGGGAATGGGAAGGGGCCGGAGCAGACCTGCAGGTGGACGGCGAGAGGTCTTGCTCTGAGCGCAGACCGGGcaagccaacacgaactgtctgacatcgtcGGAGGCCGATGGCCACCAAAACTGTTGACGCACGCTCGCCAGGGTTCCCTTGACTCCTGGATGGGCGACCAGCCTGGAGGAATGACACCACTGGAGAACCTCTGAGCGCAGCCGAGGAAGAACGAACAGCCGACCTGCTGGGCACCCTTTCGGCACTTGCACCCTGTGACCGGCCTCCACCACCCGCTGTTCGATCTCCCAGGCAAGAGCCCCGACCACTCTATCCCTAGGAAGGATAGAGTCGACCGGTTCCTCTCTGCCCGGGCTCTCGAACAGGCGGGAGAGGGCGTCAGGCTTAACATTCTTGGAACCTGGCCGGTACGACAGGAACCTGCCGAAAAACAGGGCCCAGCGGGCCTGACGAGAGTTCaatctcttggctgaacggacataTTCTAAGTTCTTATGGTCTGTCCAGACTAAGAACGGCTGCACCGATCCTTCCAACCAGTGCCGCCACTCACCCAAAACTAGACGAACCGCCAGCAGCTCTATATTGCCGATATCGTAATTCTGTTCAGCAGGGCTCAGGCGATGTGAAAAGAAGGCGCATGGATGCACCTTCTCATCATGACTGGCACTCTGGGACAAGACTGCGCCTACCCCGACATCGGAAGCATCGACCTCAACAATAAACTGACGTTCAGGATCTGGAAAACAGagcacaggtgcagagacaaaccGGGACTTGAGTTtctcaaaggctacctgagcgAGGGGGTTGCAGGAGAACGGgaccttggtggaggtcaacgtCATGAGCGGTGCGGCCACCTGGCCAAAACCCCGGATGAATCGCCTGTAAAAGTTGGCGAATCCCAGGAACCGCTGCAGTGCTTTACGAGAGTCGGAAATGGGCCATGTGGCGACAGCCTTAACCTTGGCGTCGTCCTGTCCCACGCCTCGGGGAGAAATCACGTGACCAAGGAACGAAACGGTATCGgagtggaattcgcacttctccgccttgacgaATAACTGATTCTCGAGAAGGCGCCGGAGAACCCCTCTGACATGTTGGGTGTGTTGCTGGAGAGAAAGGGAGAAAATAAGgatatcatccaggtacacaaagacaaaccgattaatcatgtcacccaacACGTCATTGATGAGGCTctggaagacggcaggagcattggtcagcCCGAAcggaagaaccaaatactcatAATGTCCCGATGGTGTATTAAATGCCatcttccactcgtccccctaGCGAATGCGGACCAGGTGAtaggcgttgcggaggtctaacttagtgaagacccgAGCTCCCTGTAACAGTTCGAAGGCAGATGACATTAAAGGCAAGGGGTACTTATTTTTAACAGTAATctcgttcaaacctcgatagtcAATACAGGGGCGAAGGGAGCCATCCTTCTTCTGCATGAAGAAGAAACCCGCACCGGCTGGCAAGGAGGAGGGGCGGATGAGCCAGGCGATAATGGATTCACGAATATatttgtccatggcctctctttcaggacccGAAAGGGAAAATAACCGACCCTTGGGTGGAGAAGTGCCCGGGAGCAGGTCGATGGCGCAGTCGTAGGGCCGATGCGGAGAAAGGGATGTGGCCCGGGACTTGCTAAACACAGACTGCAGATCGTGGTACTCCTCCGGGACTCCGGTCAAGTAGGCGTCACTAACCTGCAACACAGGAGACACAGAAACAGGGGagggagcaggaccaagacaagacacatgacaagcagggctccacgctaaaacagaagtgttcacccaatcaatgtgaggattatgctgtgacaaccacggatgccctaATACCAGAGGGTTagtgggggaatcgaggatgtacagccTAATCTTCTCACAGTGATTACCCGACAGAAAAAGGCTTACGTGACAGGTGACGTGGGTGACGGTGGATAGAGGCAGTCCCACCAGCGTCACGGCTGAGATCGGCGGATCTATAGGGAGAATAGGAATGCCCCACTTCCGAGCTGTAGTCCCGTCCAAGAAGTTGCCTTCCGCCCCGGAGTCGACCAGGGCCAATCCAGAGTGGGTTGTGAGGCCGGAGGTGAGGTGAAACGGCAGCAAGGTGCGTGAGACCGGAGAGGTTTCATAGATGGCGCC
Protein-coding regions in this window:
- the panx2 gene encoding pannexin-2 encodes the protein MQNILEQNLDMATALLAGEKLKELILPGSTQDEKGGVLAGLMVQLKLELPFDRVVTIGTVIIPILLVTLVFTRNFAEESIYCYTPHNFTRDQALYARGYCWTELRDAVPGVDPELRLSLFEHKFLPYALMAFAGIMYIPALGWEFMASTRLTSELNFLLQEIDNCYHRAAEGRAPKIEKQIQSKGPGITERERREIIENAEKEKSPEQNLFEKYLERRGQSNFLAKLYLGRHLAIICLSSIPITYLSTYYARQRQNEFTCALGEPPDTSSIPELRLNVNCKLPAVQLQRIMAAVDIALLCTMNLIILVNLLHLFVVRKSNFVFDKLHKVGIKTRRRWQKSQFCDINILAMFCNENRDHIKSLNRLDFITNESDLMYDNVVRQLLAALAQSNHDATPTVRESGVQTVDPNMDPSVLGVGELGGEPLVIKRPRKKIKWTPTSKPFKEPLTLTRLENSMKADKPKPVRRKNIPDSIIAPLLDTKSTQHPPCIKAAEANNIEKKQTLNLSLDVHPYMLTIQKAKAEMANSEPPPAEHSLSNLYLEGPHTVVHVSASLTKKKVSPPLSTTTAFSTDTLSNASYLNGSTTSVHPPHSPKVNDPLNQGTEPESQPVAFSRNSSHSLLNIHHNLYEEEEQSRRDRLARPGELIAAGEC